In the genome of Dermacentor silvarum isolate Dsil-2018 chromosome 1, BIME_Dsil_1.4, whole genome shotgun sequence, one region contains:
- the LOC119449680 gene encoding BTB/POZ domain-containing protein KCTD9-like, with product MMRANMEAAHLRSCNMEDPAGNSANLEGVNLKDADLDGSQMAGVNLRVATLNNANLQNCHLRQAILAGADLENCNLSGSDLHEANLRGANLKDAVMELMLTPLHMAQAI from the exons ATGATGCGTGCCAACATGGAGGCAGCCCACCTGCGCTCTTGCAACATGGAGGACCCTGCCGGAAACAGTGCCAACCTCGAAG GAGTGAATCTGAAGGATGCTGATCTGGATGGTAGCCAAATGGCCGGGGTTAACCTCAGAGTGGCGACACTGAATAATGCAAATCTGCAGAACTGCCATTTGCGCCAAGCCATCCTCGCTGGTGCTGATCTCGAG AACTGCAACTTGTCTGGAAGCGACCTACACGAAGCGAACCTTCGGGGTGCCAACCTCAAGGATGCTGTCATGGAGCTCATGTTGACACCACTGCACATGGCTCAGGCCATCTGA